One Nonomuraea angiospora DNA segment encodes these proteins:
- a CDS encoding sensory rhodopsin transducer: MSTMVGNWKMAIADGCMPGDQLSLLNVSSGNAHVELTFCAEGGQPLGPFRLIIPPQRTQSPILEDLVDSGLPSPSLPYSVVVVSDVPVLVQPHPADQKLRRSAA, from the coding sequence ATGAGCACCATGGTGGGGAACTGGAAAATGGCGATCGCCGACGGGTGCATGCCCGGCGACCAGCTCAGCCTGCTCAACGTCAGCTCCGGCAACGCCCACGTCGAGCTGACGTTCTGTGCGGAGGGCGGGCAGCCGCTGGGGCCGTTCCGCTTGATCATTCCCCCGCAGCGCACGCAGTCTCCGATTCTGGAGGACCTGGTCGATTCCGGCCTCCCGTCCCCGAGCCTGCCGTATTCGGTCGTGGTGGTCTCGGACGTGCCGGTCCTCGTGCAGCCCCACCCTGCCGACCAGAAGTTGCGGCGGTCGGCGGCCTGA